The DNA region GTCGCCGGTCGCACCGTAGTGGTTGGTGGTATCATAGCCCCGAAGGTGAAGGCGCCCGTAGCCCCCGGTTGCGACGAGCGTGGCTTTGGCCCGAACGGTGACGAATTCCTCCGTCTCCAGATTGTAGAGCACGGCGCCGGCGCACTGGCCCTTGGCATCCATGATCAGCTCAATCGCCGGCATGAACTCCTGCACCGCCACCATTTCCGGGTGGTTGCGCACCTCGTCCATCAGGGTGCGCATGATGATGGCGCCCGTATAGTCGCGGCAGGACAGCATCCGTTTGCGCGAGGTGCCGCCGCCGTGAAGCACCTGCAGGGAGCCGTCCTCGTTCTTGTCCCAAACGACACCCAGGTCCTCCAGCCATTTGACCGTTTCGGCGGCGTCCTCGGTGAGCGCGCGCACCAGTTCCGGTTTGTTCTCGAAATGGCCGCCGCCGAGGGCGTCGAGGAAATGCCGGGTCGGAGAATCGGTCGGCGAGACGGCAGCTTGCATGCCGCCCTGCGACATCATCGAATTGGCATCACCCATGCGGAGCTTGGTGGCGATGAGCGATTTGACGCCGGCTTGCAGGGCGACGATGGCGGCCTGACAGCCGGCGCCGCCGCCGCCGACGATCAGCAGATCGGTTTCCAGATCCGGTTCCCGGAGATCGAACAGGCCCGAGCTTATCCAGGAATGGGCCTCCAGCATGTGGGCGACCTCGGTGGTCAGGATCTCGCCCTTGTTGGGGCCGACACGAACCGGGCGGCGCGAGTCCTTTTCATAGTCGGGATGGAATTTCCGGAGCACGTCCTCGCGCTCCGCCGGTCCCATCGGCGGATAGACCGGTTCGCCGGACTTGGCAGGATTCAGCCGTTGGGAACGGGTCCTGACGACCGCCTTCAGCGAGTCCTGCATGTAGTCTGGGTACATGTTCCTACCCTCTTGGGAAAATAGGCACACCGGCATCCGATGATTCCGATGGTTGTGCCCTTTGCGGTTTCGCCGCCGAAGGCGCCTCGAGTGGCCGTGAACGACGGTTATTCCATGTCTCGGTCGTAGTACCTCTTCTTGAGTTCGTCGTGGCTCATGGCCAGTAAGACCTCGTATTCCGCGTCGTAGTTGCCGCCGCTGATCTCCCCTATCCGTTTGACCAACTCCGGGCTTTCCTTGCGCAGGTACCGCCCGAACAGACGGCGGCCCAGGACGCCGACGTTGTAGTGGGTGATCTCGGCCGGGCAGCGAAGGACGCACATACCGCAGGACACGCAGTCGAAGGACAGGTCCATCAGCATCTCGATGTCGCCGCGCTTGGCGGCCTGGATGTAATCCATGACGAGAAGCCCCTGCACGCAGGCCTTGGTGCAGGTGTTGCACTCGACGCATCGGAAGATCACCGGATAGAGCTTCGCCATGGTCGCCACGTCAGGCGTCAGTTCCTCGATGTCGTAGATCGCCTTCTCGGCCGGGAAGGACGGGATTTGGGCCAGGGACATGCCGTCTTGAACCAGGGTCGTGCAGGCAAGGCCCATGGCCAGCTTGTAGTCGCCGGGAAGCCGGTAGACAGTGGCGCAGGCGCCGCAAAAGCCTTCACGGCACCCGGCGCCGCGGACAATCTGGTATCCCGCATGCTCGATGGCGCCCATGATCGTCGCTTCAGCGGGCACCGAATAGGCCCTGCCCATGATATGCACGGTGATCATGGGATTCGGGGAGCGGGACTGGGAGCTTTTCTTCGGGGATTTCCGTTGGGACGGTGCTTTCTTAACCTTCGCTTTGACCATTTCGGCATTCTCGCAAGTTTACCACGTGACACTCGACACGTTGGAAGCTGAAAGACCTTCCAAGATGACGCCAGACTACCAAGATAACGGCAGACTAACGCACTGAGCCCGCCGACGACAACCCGCCTGGTTCGGTTCGGGGCAAAAAAAACCGTCATGGCCGATTTTGCTTGGGCGCGACCTTGGATTGAGCTGGCACCCCGCCAGCGCATCGGGTTGCCTTGTTCATGAACGCGTTGCGGCGGAAGCTCTTTCTTGCCCGTTCTTGCCCGCGATTTCATGCCCTCGACACCGAGCGCCGCGACCGCTGTGCATCGGCTGGCCGCCGACAAAACTTATCAAGACCCCCGCCAAATGCGAAAATTGCCGGGAAGGGTCTTCACCCCCAGTCCCCAAATGAACCTGTTTCCGGGCGACATGAGATCGTGATTCTGTTAGAGCCTGTTGACAATTAGCGCATGGCAATGATGGTGGCGGCAAGGTTCAAGTTTGCGGCGTAGCTGATGTCGGTCTTGTCGTAGCGGGTGGCGATGCCCTGGAATTCCTTGATCTTGGCGAAATAGTTCTCAACCAAATGGCGCCAGTGGTAGATGTCTTTGTCGTAGACGATCTGCCTTATCCGGTCGGCTTTCGGTGGGATGACGGCGATGGTGCCACGGTGGTCCAGCTCCGCACGCAGCCAGTCGACGTCGAACGCCTTGTCGGCCAGCAAGGCATCGAAGTGAAGCTCTTGGATCAAGGGGCCGACGCCGATGGTGTCATGGCGTTGACCAGGCAGGAGCACGAAGCGCACCAGATTTCCCAAGGCATCCACCAGCGCGACGATCTTGGTGGTCAGGCCTCCTTTGGATCGCCCGATGGCCTGATTTTGAGTCCCCCCCTTGCGCCGCTCGCCTTCTGCTGAACGCTGACGATGGTGCTGTCGATGAGGGCATATTCGAAGTCCGGGTTCTCCGATAACACCTCGAACAGATGCTCAAAGACGCCCTTCTTCGCCCATTGGCGAAAGCGTTGGAAGACGCTGTTCCACTTGCCCAGAGCCGGCGGCAAGTCGCGCCACGGAGATCCCGTACGAACCCGCCACAATACGGCTTCGAGAAAGAGGCGATTGTCTGCCGCCGTCACACCGCGATCCGTGACCTTGCCCGGCAAATGAGGCGAGACCTTTTCCCAAACCTCGTCCCTGATAACCAAACGCTCAGTGATCATCCAAACCTCCTCGCAAAAGAAAGCTTGAATCACCTTTCGACGCTTTTGGGAATCCCTTACATGTCAACAGACCCCAGAAGAATCATGATCTTTTGGCGTTCCTGAGGTTCGATACGGCTCACCCGACGGGTGAAAGCGAAGCGGGGATTTCGAGGCAGGATTTCGACCGTCGGCGGAAGCTGGAATTTCCTGGGTCGAGGGTCACCACCGATGCCGGACTTATACCTTTCCGGGAACTCGACGACGCCCTCGCTGTCCTTTCTGATCTGCCGGGGCAGTAGATCGACCGGGTTCACGACTGCCGTCCGCCGAACAAAATCATCCTCGACATGGACTCCGACGTCAGCCCGACCTACGGCGACCAGGAAGGCACGACCTACAACGGTCACTTCGGCTGCACCTGCTATCATCCGCTTTTCCCATTCAACCAGTTCGGCGACCTGGAGCGGCGTCGCCCGCGTTCTGGCAACATGCACAGCGCCGATGGCTGGCGGGACATCCTGGCTCCAGTCGTGGTACGCTACACGGAGGAAAGGCCATGAGGATACCGGGAGAGGTGTGTCCGGATCACGGGAAATCGGGCCGAATAGGGCCGCCGAGAGCAGCTCTGTGGCCGAAAGCTCGTCACAACGGGCCAGGGTCTGGGGCATGGTTCCAAAACCGAGCCTGTTCGGCTATCATCGGGGCCGAATTTGGGAGTCACCTGGGGAATGTCGGCTTCAAGCGGTGATTGGCCAGAGATCGATGCCATCGCCTTTGAATCCTTCAATTGGGTTCGAAAAACCGACAAACCAAGTGATCGGTCCTTTTGCGATTGGGAAAGCATGAAATGGCGTTCATACAATGGGACGAATCGTTATCGGTTGGCGTGCCGGTTATCGATGGCGAACACAAGAGCCTGATCGACAGTGTGAATAAGCTCCACGAGGCCACCGAAAGCTTGAAGCCTCAGAGAACCGTGAGCACGATCCTCGACTCGTTCGTCGATCTGGTGAGCTACCATTTCCGTCGCGAGGAACGCGTTATGCGGGCGACGGGCTATCCCGACTTGGAGGACCACATGGCCAAGCACCGGGAGTTCGAAACCTACCTCCTTGCCAACCGGCATCCGTCCAAGGGGAAGGCGCGGCCGCCCAGCGACCGGGACGCCGTCAACCACATCAAACAGTGGCTTGTCGACCACATCCGCAACGATGACAAGCTGTACGCACCTTATACTGGCGACAATCCGGCCGTGGTCACCGCCGTCTACGAGACCGCCGTCTACGAGGACGTTTGACGTTTACGAGGACGTTTTCGCCCAACAGGTCGCGGAAAAAGGAGACCCGAAGGCATCGACCGAGTTGGGATTCTCTAGGAACTTGCCGTAGAGCTCGGCGATGGTCAACGGGATGCGCTCGCCGCCCTCATGCAGGATGACGATGACGAACTGGCCCGGCCTGGCCGCCCGCGCCATCTGGGGGTGGTGAAATTCAAGCAAATAGGTGACGTCCGAGAAATCCTGGCGCGCCACGATCTCAAACAGCGACCTCTGGGCCTCGCCGTCCCGGCCCCGCCCGCCTTTGGCACCCGAAACGTCAACTGGCGTCGCTACTTTGGCATCGGCCATGCCGCGCATCTCCGCCAATACCAATTCCACAATTTCTCTGTGGATTCTTTCGAGATAATCCGATTTCCCAGCGGAATCAAGTGGGTAAACGAATAATTCGGCGCCATTCCACCCCTGGTGCGAAAGAGAGCCGGCCGCTTCGCGTGATGATTACTTCACCCGCCCTCACTTCATCACCACGCCGCCGTCGACGACGATGGTCTGGCCGGTGATAAAGCTGGCCAGGTCGCTGGCCAGGAAGGCGATCAGGCCGGCCACTTCTTCAGGCCGGCCGAAGCGTTTCAGCGGGATGGTTTTGACTAGGCGATCGCCGTGCTTGGCGATGAACTCGGCCGGCATGGGGGTGTCGATGATGCCCGGGGCCACGGCGTTGACCAGCACCTCGGGCGCCCAGGCCTGGGCCAGCGAGCGCACGATGCCGAAAAGCCCGGCCTTGGCCGCGGCGTAGGACGCGAAGTGCCGATTGCCCTGTTCGCCGGCGACGGAGTTGGCGAAGATCAGCCGGCCCGGCCGCTGGCCATTGGTCCGCGCCCGGAAGGCCAGGGCGACGTCGTAGGCACTGGTCAGGTTGACGGCGATGGCGCGGTCCCAAAGCTCCCGGTTGTCGGGCTCCAGGCGGTCGAGCTCGAAAATTCCGGCCAGGTGGACCAGCACGTCGATGGGCCCGTCGGCGGCGTCCAGGGCCTCGGCACAAGCTTCTGGAGAATGCAGCGCCGAGGTGTGGGTCGAGAGGTTTTCGTGGCCCTTGAAGTGGGCCACCGCCGCCTCCAGCCCCTCGGGCCGGACGTCGATGAGGTCGACCAGGGCGCCACCGGCCAGGAACACCTCGGCCGAGGCCAGCGCAATGCCACCGGCGCCGCCGGTCAGCACCACGCGGCGGTCCTTGAAGTCGAACCGGTTTTTCATCTTATTCACTTCGCCGGCACTTCCAAGCCGTCGGTCAGCACCGCACCTTCAAGATCGGCGCCCTCCAGCTTGGCGCCCGGCAGTTTGGCGCGACTGAGATCGGCCGCCACGACATTGCCGGTTGGCGCCCCCGAGGCGTCATGGATCTCGACCGGGCCCAGCTTGGCCAGCGTCAGATCGGCCTCGCTCAGATCGGCCTCGATCAGACGGGCACCGCTGAGATCGGCGAACTCGAGGTTGGCGGCCCGCAAGTTGGCCGCGGAAAAGTCCGCCAGCACCAGTCGGCAATAGGAAAGATCGGCCGCCGCCAGCACGGTGGCGCGCAAACTGGCGCCAGAGAGGTCGACGCCGGCCAAGACCACGTTGGAAAAATTCATGCCGTCGAGCACGGCCCGGCTGCCCTTGGCACCAGATGATTTCGACCATTCGGCGTGCTGGCGCAGCACGGTCTGTATGTCGAGCGTCAGGTTGTCGACGTTGACCACCACGGTGGCGCCCTCGAGGTCGGCGTTCGAAAGATCGACGCCGGTCAGCGTGGCGCCGCTGAGATCGGCATTGCGAAACTGGGCGCCTGCGACCTGGGCGCCAAAAAGCTGGGCGTTGCGCAGGTCGGCCTCGTTGAGCGCGGCCTGGCTGAAATCGGCACCGGAAAAGTCGGCCTGCTGCAGGTTGGAGCGCGTCAGGTCGGCC from Alphaproteobacteria bacterium includes:
- a CDS encoding FAD-binding protein, translating into MYPDYMQDSLKAVVRTRSQRLNPAKSGEPVYPPMGPAEREDVLRKFHPDYEKDSRRPVRVGPNKGEILTTEVAHMLEAHSWISSGLFDLREPDLETDLLIVGGGGAGCQAAIVALQAGVKSLIATKLRMGDANSMMSQGGMQAAVSPTDSPTRHFLDALGGGHFENKPELVRALTEDAAETVKWLEDLGVVWDKNEDGSLQVLHGGGTSRKRMLSCRDYTGAIIMRTLMDEVRNHPEMVAVQEFMPAIELIMDAKGQCAGAVLYNLETEEFVTVRAKATLVATGGYGRLHLRGYDTTNHYGATGDGLVMAYRAGAPLLFMDSVQYHPTGAAFPEQISGFLITEKIRAVGGQPLNKFGELFVFPREPRDVESSAIIRECRENGNGIQTPSGRDGVWLDSPLIEMIHGAGFINKQFPAMYRQFIRYDIDITAEPMLIYPTLHYQNGGIEINANCETAIPGLYVAGEATGGLHGRNRLMGNSVLDYNVFGRRAGRYASEYAAKVKLGSMSLAHVDAYEKELVSVGIETDLVAPIILPSYTPDDVKKRQLARVGGKLPGSSGLRNRVHADIAGDRP
- a CDS encoding 4Fe-4S dicluster domain-containing protein; this translates as MITVHIMGRAYSVPAEATIMGAIEHAGYQIVRGAGCREGFCGACATVYRLPGDYKLAMGLACTTLVQDGMSLAQIPSFPAEKAIYDIEELTPDVATMAKLYPVIFRCVECNTCTKACVQGLLVMDYIQAAKRGDIEMLMDLSFDCVSCGMCVLRCPAEITHYNVGVLGRRLFGRYLRKESPELVKRIGEISGGNYDAEYEVLLAMSHDELKKRYYDRDME
- a CDS encoding IS5 family transposase (programmed frameshift), yielding MITERLVIRDEVWEKVSPHLPGKVTDRGVTAADNRLFLEAVLWRVRTGSPWRDLPPALGKWNSVFQRFRQWAKKGVFEHLFEVLSENPDFEYALIDSTIVSVQQKASGAKGGTQNQAIGRSKGGLTTKIVALVDALGNLVRFVLLPGQRHDTIGVGPLIQELHFDALLADKAFDVDWLRAELDHRGTIAVIPPKADRIRQIVYDKDIYHWRHLVENYFAKIKEFQGIATRYDKTDISYAANLNLAATIIAMR
- a CDS encoding bacteriohemerythrin produces the protein MAFIQWDESLSVGVPVIDGEHKSLIDSVNKLHEATESLKPQRTVSTILDSFVDLVSYHFRREERVMRATGYPDLEDHMAKHREFETYLLANRHPSKGKARPPSDRDAVNHIKQWLVDHIRNDDKLYAPYTGDNPAVVTAVYETAVYEDV
- a CDS encoding SDR family NAD(P)-dependent oxidoreductase, whose protein sequence is MKNRFDFKDRRVVLTGGAGGIALASAEVFLAGGALVDLIDVRPEGLEAAVAHFKGHENLSTHTSALHSPEACAEALDAADGPIDVLVHLAGIFELDRLEPDNRELWDRAIAVNLTSAYDVALAFRARTNGQRPGRLIFANSVAGEQGNRHFASYAAAKAGLFGIVRSLAQAWAPEVLVNAVAPGIIDTPMPAEFIAKHGDRLVKTIPLKRFGRPEEVAGLIAFLASDLASFITGQTIVVDGGVVMK
- a CDS encoding pentapeptide repeat-containing protein; its protein translation is MTPAELVEILKKHRLWAEGKTGGQRANLANQVLTGLKLPGINLKQASLAGSDLSHAVLTGANLSQADLFATDFRHADLSGADLSQADMRGAQFFGADLSGANLDEVDLRSGTLMHAKALPDHPNQPKPAAGGSVEADLSEASLANASLVNSNLKGTALRNTNLSQADLTRSNLQQADFSGADFSQAALNEADLRNAQLFGAQVAGAQFRNADLSGATLTGVDLSNADLEGATVVVNVDNLTLDIQTVLRQHAEWSKSSGAKGSRAVLDGMNFSNVVLAGVDLSGASLRATVLAAADLSYCRLVLADFSAANLRAANLEFADLSGARLIEADLSEADLTLAKLGPVEIHDASGAPTGNVVAADLSRAKLPGAKLEGADLEGAVLTDGLEVPAK